A DNA window from Vigna angularis cultivar LongXiaoDou No.4 chromosome 1, ASM1680809v1, whole genome shotgun sequence contains the following coding sequences:
- the LOC108347855 gene encoding protein RGF1 INDUCIBLE TRANSCRIPTION FACTOR 1 — protein MKGSGCSEASSGGGNMNVKPAWLEKLMAETFFGNCGVHQNQKKNEKNVFCLHCYLSICPHCLPSHRSHSLLQVRRYVYHDVVRLGDLEKLVDCANIQPYTINGAKVIFLNQRPQSRSFKGTANTCCTCDRILQEPFHFCSLSCKFEGLSVDCYTQFVPTSSEATTSMANNNNKQNTNGFFISLGSRRKGAPHRAPLS, from the exons ATGAAGGGCAGTGGCTGCAGTGAAGCATCATCTGGTGGAGGAAACATGAATGTGAAACCTGCATGGCTAGAGAAGCTTATGGCTGAGACATTCTTTGGCAATTGTGGGGTCCACCAGAATCAAAAGAAGAACGAGAAGAACGTCTTTTGCTTGCACTGTTACCTTAGCATCTGCCCCCACTGTCTCCCTTCTCACCGTTCCCATTCCCTTCTCCAG GTGAGAAGGTATGTGTACCATGACGTGGTTCGATTGGGTGACCTAGAAAAGCTCGTCGATTGCGCCAATATTCAG CCATACACCATTAACGGTGCCAAAGTGATATTCTTAAATCAGAGGCCACAGTCAAGGTCATTTAAAGGCACTGCCAACACTTGCTGCACTTGTGACAGGATTCTTCAGGAGCCCTTTCACTTCTGTTCTCTGTCATGCAAG TTTGAGGGTCTAAGTGTTGATTGCTATACCCAATTTGTCCCCACTTCCTCTGAGGCTACCACTAGCATggccaacaacaacaacaagcaGAACacaaatggcttcttcatctctCTTGGAAGCAGAAGAAAGGGGGCTCCCCATAGAGCTCCTCTTTCCTAG